In Syntrophobacterales bacterium, a single genomic region encodes these proteins:
- the recO gene encoding DNA repair protein RecO, with protein sequence MNVRIQCKTEAIVLKTIDYGESDQIVTFYTREYGKIKGIAKGARRSKKRFVNALEPFSCSEINFSRQNPEHLDFIDGCDVSCHFPEIRSNLEKTLSASYLIELMDQFTPENKKSEGSFQLLHDFLVLLEKRSPSDTLLRFFEIRLLRVAGYDPVLDYCLSCRMPLANGTTYRFDSVKGGIVCNSCKTGNADAIPVSLGTIKTLLMGRELETENLGRLLLTAQSAEESRLILSHFIRHILGRELKSLRVLNEINRLQR encoded by the coding sequence ATGAATGTCCGCATCCAGTGCAAGACCGAGGCCATTGTCCTCAAGACCATCGACTATGGCGAATCGGATCAAATCGTTACCTTCTATACCCGCGAATACGGAAAGATCAAAGGGATCGCCAAGGGGGCGCGCCGCAGTAAAAAACGCTTCGTAAACGCCCTGGAACCGTTTTCCTGCTCGGAAATAAACTTTTCACGACAAAACCCCGAGCATCTTGATTTTATCGATGGATGCGACGTGTCCTGCCACTTTCCGGAAATACGCTCCAACCTCGAAAAAACCCTTTCCGCCTCTTACCTGATTGAATTGATGGATCAGTTCACACCGGAAAATAAAAAAAGCGAGGGTTCATTTCAACTGCTGCACGATTTTCTCGTGCTTTTGGAAAAGAGGTCCCCCTCAGACACTCTGTTGCGCTTTTTCGAGATCCGCCTGCTGAGAGTAGCCGGCTATGACCCGGTTCTTGATTACTGCCTCTCTTGCAGGATGCCGCTCGCAAACGGGACAACATACCGTTTTGACTCCGTAAAAGGCGGCATTGTCTGCAACTCCTGCAAGACGGGCAATGCCGACGCAATCCCCGTGTCGCTGGGAACGATTAAAACCCTGCTTATGGGACGGGAGCTGGAAACCGAAAACCTGGGGCGCTTGCTTTTAACAGCTCAATCCGCGGAGGAGAGCCGCCTTATCCTCAGCCATTTCATCCGCCATATCCTGGGACGCGAACTGAAATCCCTGCGGGTACTGAATGAAATAAACCGCCTGCAGAGATAG
- the pyrR gene encoding bifunctional pyr operon transcriptional regulator/uracil phosphoribosyltransferase PyrR, whose translation MENSKTVMDAEGIDRSLTRIAYEILEKNKGGEELALIGIRSRGVFLARRLKDKLAAIEKREIPLGILDITLYRDDLQSSHPKPVLGKTEIPFSIDGQKVVLVDDVLFTGRTIRAAMDALIDFGRPKMIQLAVLIDRGHRELPIRADFVGKSLPSSLWEAINVHLVEKDGRDNVTVEIK comes from the coding sequence ATGGAAAACAGCAAGACAGTTATGGACGCCGAAGGGATAGACCGCTCCCTGACCCGCATCGCCTACGAGATCCTCGAAAAGAACAAAGGGGGTGAAGAACTGGCGCTGATCGGGATCCGGAGCCGCGGAGTTTTTTTGGCGCGGCGGCTGAAGGATAAGCTCGCCGCGATCGAAAAAAGGGAGATACCGCTCGGCATCCTCGATATAACCCTTTACCGGGACGACCTGCAGTCCTCCCACCCGAAACCGGTTTTGGGAAAGACAGAGATTCCCTTCTCAATAGACGGCCAGAAAGTCGTCCTTGTTGACGACGTCCTCTTCACCGGACGCACCATCCGGGCGGCGATGGACGCCTTGATCGACTTCGGCAGGCCCAAAATGATCCAGCTTGCCGTACTGATCGATCGGGGACACCGCGAGCTTCCCATTCGGGCCGATTTCGTCGGCAAAAGCCTCCCCTCGTCGTTATGGGAGGCCATTAACGTCCATCTTGTCGAAAAAGATGGCAGAGACAATGTTACTGTGGAAATAAAATAA
- a CDS encoding aspartate carbamoyltransferase catalytic subunit codes for METPLNVRKLDRKDILGIKELSVEEINLILATADSFVEVSTREIKKVPTLRGKTIINLFYEASTRTRTSFEIAGKRLSADTVNISASTSSVVKGETLIDTARNLEAMNPDIIVIRHSAAGAPQMLARILRQSIINAGDGAHEHPTQALLDMMTIKSQKGGIAGLKVAIIGDIAHSRVARSNIHGLTKMGARVFIAGPPTMIPYDIEKMGVTVHARIEEAIRDADVVMALRIQTEREKQCIFPSLREYAQHFSLNKRNISLARKDVMIMHPGPVNRGVEISPELADSANSVILDQVTNGVAVRMALLYLLAGGGNT; via the coding sequence ATGGAAACGCCGCTTAATGTTCGCAAGCTTGACCGAAAAGACATTCTGGGGATAAAAGAACTGTCCGTCGAGGAGATAAACCTGATTCTCGCAACGGCAGACTCGTTCGTCGAGGTCTCCACCCGGGAAATCAAGAAGGTGCCGACCCTCCGCGGCAAGACGATTATCAACCTCTTCTACGAGGCAAGCACCAGAACAAGAACATCCTTTGAAATAGCAGGAAAACGGCTGAGCGCCGACACGGTAAACATATCCGCCTCGACCAGCAGCGTCGTCAAGGGGGAGACGCTGATCGACACGGCCAGAAACCTCGAAGCGATGAACCCGGACATCATCGTGATCCGGCACAGCGCCGCCGGCGCCCCCCAGATGCTGGCCCGGATTCTGCGCCAGTCGATTATCAACGCCGGGGACGGGGCCCATGAACACCCGACGCAGGCACTTTTGGACATGATGACGATAAAAAGCCAAAAAGGCGGCATCGCCGGACTGAAGGTGGCGATAATCGGGGACATCGCCCACAGCCGCGTCGCCCGTTCCAACATCCACGGCCTGACAAAGATGGGCGCCCGGGTTTTTATTGCGGGCCCGCCGACGATGATTCCTTATGATATAGAAAAAATGGGGGTAACGGTGCACGCCCGGATCGAGGAGGCCATCCGGGACGCGGATGTCGTAATGGCCCTGCGCATCCAGACAGAGCGGGAGAAACAGTGCATATTTCCGTCTTTAAGAGAGTACGCGCAGCATTTCTCGCTCAATAAAAGAAATATCTCTCTGGCCCGCAAGGATGTCATGATCATGCATCCCGGCCCGGTCAACCGGGGGGTAGAAATCTCCCCCGAGCTGGCCGATTCCGCAAACTCCGTCATCCTTGACCAGGTGACCAACGGCGTGGCGGTGCGCATGGCGCTTCTCTATCTGCTTGCAGGGGGCGGCAACACCTGA
- the der gene encoding ribosome biogenesis GTPase Der: protein MKPVIAIIGRPNVGKSTLFNRLHRRGKAIVIDEPGATRDRNYADCNWLDHPFILIDTGGFEPASTTEILTQMREQTLLAIEEADLIIFLMDSRDGLAPADQEIAKLLRTTDKLVFYAVNKIDGPRYETLLADFYRLGIGQLYAVSAQHGVGIDELMDEVVKFIPKGTELPPSDEDVIRIAVIGKPNAGKSSLVNRILGYERTIVNPLPGTTRDAIDTEFTRNGRKYLLIDTAGIRRKSRISLNLEKYSIVQAIKAIERADIALLMIDAVDGISDQELKIAGLVLERGTACIIVVNKWDTIKKDNSSVPEYTEDIRYKAKFLDFAPIIFVSATSGQRVEKIFPLVEKIYAQYSQRVETGELNRKMRQIIDMHPPPGMGDQPRLFKYITQVAVKPPTFILFLQNKGSLHFSYERYLVNRIRETFGFSEIPIRLYFRKKDA, encoded by the coding sequence ATGAAACCAGTAATCGCGATCATTGGCCGACCCAACGTCGGCAAATCAACCCTGTTCAACCGCCTGCATCGCCGGGGGAAGGCCATCGTTATCGACGAACCGGGAGCCACCCGCGACAGAAACTATGCCGATTGCAACTGGCTGGATCACCCTTTCATCCTGATCGACACCGGCGGTTTTGAACCAGCCTCGACCACGGAGATTCTGACCCAGATGCGCGAGCAGACCCTGCTTGCCATTGAGGAAGCCGACCTCATCATCTTTTTGATGGACAGCCGGGACGGACTTGCGCCCGCCGATCAGGAGATCGCAAAACTGCTGAGAACAACGGACAAGCTGGTCTTTTACGCTGTCAATAAAATCGACGGCCCCCGGTACGAAACCCTGCTCGCCGACTTCTACCGTCTCGGAATCGGGCAGCTTTACGCCGTCTCCGCGCAACATGGCGTTGGCATTGACGAATTGATGGACGAAGTCGTCAAGTTCATTCCCAAAGGAACTGAGCTGCCGCCGAGTGATGAAGATGTCATCCGGATTGCCGTAATCGGCAAACCCAATGCCGGCAAGTCGTCGCTGGTCAACCGGATACTCGGCTACGAACGAACAATAGTCAATCCGCTGCCGGGAACGACCCGGGACGCCATCGACACCGAGTTTACCAGAAACGGCAGAAAATACCTGCTGATAGACACGGCCGGCATCCGCCGAAAAAGCCGGATCAGCCTGAATCTTGAAAAATATTCGATCGTTCAGGCCATCAAGGCAATCGAACGGGCCGACATCGCCCTGCTGATGATCGATGCCGTAGATGGAATCAGCGATCAGGAACTGAAAATAGCCGGCCTTGTGCTCGAACGGGGGACCGCCTGCATTATCGTCGTAAACAAATGGGACACGATAAAAAAGGACAACAGCAGCGTTCCCGAATATACCGAAGACATCCGTTACAAGGCCAAGTTTCTGGATTTTGCTCCCATTATTTTCGTCTCGGCTACCTCCGGCCAAAGGGTTGAAAAAATTTTCCCCCTTGTCGAAAAAATTTACGCCCAGTATTCCCAGAGAGTTGAAACGGGCGAGTTAAACAGAAAAATGCGGCAGATTATCGACATGCACCCCCCCCCGGGGATGGGCGACCAGCCGCGCCTCTTCAAATACATAACCCAGGTCGCGGTAAAACCACCGACCTTTATTCTTTTTCTGCAGAACAAGGGAAGCTTGCACTTCTCCTACGAGCGTTATCTTGTCAACCGGATTCGGGAAACGTTCGGTTTCTCTGAAATCCCGATTCGCCTCTATTTCCGGAAGAAGGATGCCTGA
- a CDS encoding NAD(+)/NADH kinase, producing MTINKVGIIANTAKKGSSGYTVALREWLLKRGLEVYLEEGIAAEIGLLEPEKSRLWLQAELIVVFGGDGTILRTARLLAEHDIPIVGVNLGVFGYLTEVNLDEMYRALEEILSGRFQVETRMMLHAEILKGDALLHAGSVLNDVVINRGNLSRLVELETSVDGSYLTTFNADGLIVATPTGSTAYSLAAGGPIVFPELGSIIINPICPHTLTNRPVILPEDVVVEVILNTRESGATVTMDGQISFPINYQDRVLIKRSEQVTKLVSSPQRGYLEILRTKLGWGGSQTGLSRKKTDAL from the coding sequence ATGACTATAAACAAGGTGGGAATAATCGCGAATACTGCCAAAAAAGGGTCAAGCGGTTATACGGTCGCTCTGCGGGAATGGCTGCTCAAACGCGGTCTGGAGGTTTATCTCGAAGAGGGAATTGCCGCGGAAATAGGCCTGCTGGAACCTGAGAAAAGCAGGCTTTGGCTGCAGGCGGAGCTGATCGTCGTGTTTGGCGGCGATGGAACGATACTGCGGACGGCCCGTTTGCTTGCGGAACACGATATACCCATTGTCGGCGTCAACCTCGGCGTTTTCGGGTACCTCACCGAGGTGAACCTCGACGAGATGTACAGGGCGCTGGAGGAGATTCTTTCCGGAAGATTTCAGGTCGAAACGCGGATGATGCTGCATGCGGAGATTCTGAAAGGCGACGCGCTTTTGCACGCGGGCTCGGTGCTCAATGACGTTGTCATCAATCGGGGCAATCTTTCCCGACTGGTGGAACTGGAGACGTCGGTTGACGGCAGTTATCTGACGACCTTCAATGCGGACGGCCTGATTGTGGCAACCCCGACCGGCTCTACGGCCTACTCTCTTGCTGCGGGGGGACCAATTGTTTTTCCGGAGCTGGGGTCTATCATTATCAATCCCATCTGCCCCCACACGCTGACAAACAGGCCGGTGATCCTGCCGGAAGATGTTGTCGTGGAGGTGATCCTAAATACCCGGGAATCGGGGGCGACGGTCACCATGGACGGGCAGATATCTTTCCCGATAAATTATCAGGACAGGGTTCTAATTAAAAGATCAGAACAGGTAACGAAACTGGTTTCCTCTCCCCAGCGAGGCTATCTGGAAATTTTGAGGACTAAATTGGGATGGGGCGGCTCCCAGACAGGACTCTCCCGCAAAAAAACCGATGCTCTCTGA
- a CDS encoding recombination-associated protein RdgC, which translates to MGFLKGTVTFSRYRIAGPLPDGFNDFFDERIKRFAFQDSWRTADEKIAGWIAIENCLDTDFPYAAYAQGKYMLFSLRIDRKSVPPSLFRIRVMEAERKALAESGQQKLYREQREAIRESVRLELLAKTLPVPAFYEICWSVSDRLLTFCTLSDKIGSELQEMFRESFGLTLFPHAPWNSEEKNLTQKETPALPQPLDAPSPALPADIDPLTIGREFLTWLWFKSEERNGIIGNAAGGEDEIIFLRRLVLESGEGEYAETIICQGLHADLKEGKEALRQGKKITTARLRVSHDQDEWEFTFKADRFHFQSMKLPALSEEDEEDREGQILERIYLIEKAAATMDNLFHSFLNLRQTADWAKEQERLAKWISQP; encoded by the coding sequence ATGGGTTTTTTGAAGGGAACAGTAACTTTTTCACGGTATCGCATCGCCGGTCCGCTTCCGGACGGCTTTAATGATTTCTTTGACGAACGGATAAAACGCTTTGCCTTTCAGGACAGTTGGCGCACGGCGGACGAAAAGATAGCGGGCTGGATTGCGATTGAAAACTGTCTTGACACCGATTTCCCCTACGCCGCTTATGCACAGGGCAAATACATGCTCTTTTCACTCCGGATAGACCGCAAGTCTGTTCCCCCCTCGCTCTTCCGCATCCGGGTAATGGAGGCCGAGCGAAAAGCGCTTGCCGAAAGCGGGCAGCAAAAGCTTTACCGGGAACAGCGCGAGGCGATCCGTGAGTCGGTCAGACTTGAATTGCTTGCAAAAACCCTGCCTGTCCCGGCCTTTTATGAAATCTGCTGGTCGGTCTCCGACCGGCTGCTGACTTTCTGCACCCTCTCCGACAAAATTGGCAGCGAACTACAGGAAATGTTTAGGGAATCATTTGGACTCACGCTGTTTCCCCATGCGCCCTGGAACAGCGAAGAAAAAAATCTTACCCAAAAAGAAACGCCTGCACTGCCTCAACCCCTTGACGCACCCTCGCCAGCGCTTCCGGCGGACATCGATCCCCTGACCATCGGCAGAGAGTTTCTCACCTGGCTCTGGTTTAAAAGCGAGGAGCGAAACGGCATTATCGGCAACGCGGCCGGCGGGGAAGACGAGATAATTTTTCTGCGGCGGCTGGTTCTGGAATCAGGAGAGGGGGAATACGCCGAAACGATTATCTGTCAGGGACTCCACGCCGATCTCAAAGAGGGAAAAGAGGCGCTTCGGCAGGGAAAGAAGATAACCACGGCCCGGCTTAGAGTCTCCCATGATCAGGATGAGTGGGAATTTACCTTCAAGGCTGACCGCTTTCATTTTCAGTCGATGAAGCTCCCCGCCCTTTCCGAGGAAGATGAGGAAGACCGGGAGGGACAAATCCTGGAGAGGATTTATCTGATTGAAAAGGCCGCGGCGACAATGGACAACCTTTTTCACTCGTTTTTGAATCTGCGGCAAACAGCAGACTGGGCGAAGGAGCAGGAACGGCTGGCAAAATGGATTTCCCAGCCGTAA
- the glyQ gene encoding glycine--tRNA ligase subunit alpha: MTVISRENAISEGGSVTFQELIFALQGYWAKQGCVIQQPYDVEVGAGTFNPATFLRALGPEPWRVAYVEPSRRPTDGRYGENPNRLQHYYQYQVIMKPSPENIQELYLDSLKSFGIDPLHHDIRFVEDNWESPTLGAWGLGWEVWLDGMEISQFTYFQQVGGFDCRPVSAELTYGTERIAMYLQGVDNVYDLQWTEKIKYGDVHHQSEVEWSVYNFEVADTDQLRQLFDMFEKEGIRAAEKELALPAYDHCLKCSHAFNMLNARGAISVAERTSYIGRVRNLAHLSAECYLKQREKKGYPLLSR; this comes from the coding sequence ATGACTGTAATATCAAGAGAAAATGCAATTTCAGAGGGAGGAAGTGTGACATTTCAGGAATTGATATTCGCCCTTCAGGGTTATTGGGCAAAACAGGGTTGCGTCATCCAGCAGCCCTATGATGTGGAGGTGGGGGCAGGAACCTTCAACCCGGCCACCTTCCTGAGGGCGCTGGGACCGGAACCATGGCGGGTCGCCTACGTTGAACCATCGCGCCGGCCCACGGACGGACGCTACGGGGAAAATCCCAATCGCCTTCAGCACTACTATCAGTACCAGGTAATCATGAAGCCCTCCCCCGAGAACATCCAGGAGTTGTACCTTGATTCCCTGAAAAGCTTCGGGATCGACCCCCTGCACCACGATATCCGGTTTGTTGAAGACAACTGGGAATCGCCGACTTTGGGCGCCTGGGGTCTGGGATGGGAGGTATGGCTCGACGGTATGGAGATATCGCAGTTCACCTATTTCCAGCAGGTCGGCGGATTTGATTGCCGACCGGTCAGCGCCGAGCTTACCTACGGAACGGAGCGAATCGCTATGTACCTTCAGGGCGTGGACAACGTCTATGATCTCCAGTGGACGGAGAAAATCAAATACGGAGACGTCCACCATCAAAGCGAGGTGGAGTGGTCGGTTTACAATTTTGAGGTCGCCGACACCGACCAATTGCGGCAGTTGTTCGACATGTTCGAGAAGGAGGGCATCCGCGCCGCCGAAAAAGAACTGGCGCTCCCCGCTTACGACCACTGTCTGAAGTGTTCCCATGCCTTCAATATGCTGAACGCCCGCGGGGCGATCAGCGTTGCGGAAAGAACCAGCTATATCGGCAGGGTCAGAAATCTCGCCCATCTCAGCGCGGAATGCTATCTGAAGCAGCGCGAAAAAAAGGGATATCCCCTTTTGAGCCGATAG
- the glyS gene encoding glycine--tRNA ligase subunit beta, which produces MGKELLLEIGTEEIPAAFFPKALTDMAEIAKRELADSRIPHGAVKTLGTPRRLFLSVAEVAERQEDQETEKLGPAKRACFDETGNPTQAASGFARGQGIAVSELATIVTPKGEYVCARKKIVGVPTAELLPAILTKLISSLPFRKSMRWADFDFRFARPIHWLLALYDGKIINFGIGGVQSGNISYGHRFMSPAAFSPANGEGYVSELRERFVIVDPVEREEKIANETKKAAENAGGHLFPAPGLLSMVTFLTEYPNVVCGSFDPEYLKLPREVLTTTMISHQKYFPLVDGKGSLLPRFITVNNTLPDDPDVVKRGNERVIRARLADARFFFEADKKITLETRVDDLKKIVFHTLLGTSYEKTLRFQELAVWIADIVAPAALPRVKRAALLAKADLGTQMVGEFAELQGIMGREYALLSGEDPLVAKALYEHYLPIVAGGELPETEEGAIIGIADKLDSICGFFAVGQLPTGTADPYALRRQALGIINIILAKRYPLSLGAMIDKSLGILAPLLKKPASETKEAVLEFFKGRLQNQLAAQSFSYDVIDAVLSTGIDDLVSTYEKIEAMETFKADKTYLTLALAFKRVENITRGFGAGSVHPEAFCTPEEKRLHESFLAIRETVFKDIADGDYSRALNNIARLQKPVDEFFDTVLVMAEEEEIRVNRLSLLKNISVLFHKLADFSKIVTE; this is translated from the coding sequence ATGGGCAAGGAACTGCTCCTCGAAATAGGAACCGAAGAAATACCAGCCGCCTTTTTTCCCAAGGCGCTGACAGACATGGCGGAGATAGCCAAACGCGAGCTCGCCGATAGCCGCATCCCGCACGGGGCTGTTAAAACGCTGGGAACGCCCCGCCGCCTTTTTCTATCGGTTGCGGAGGTCGCCGAGCGGCAGGAGGATCAGGAAACCGAAAAGCTGGGGCCGGCCAAACGGGCCTGCTTTGACGAAACAGGGAATCCCACCCAGGCTGCCTCCGGTTTTGCCAGAGGACAGGGGATCGCCGTTTCCGAATTAGCAACAATCGTCACCCCGAAAGGGGAATATGTCTGCGCACGAAAAAAGATTGTCGGCGTGCCGACCGCAGAACTGCTGCCGGCAATATTGACAAAACTGATTTCCTCCCTCCCCTTTCGCAAATCCATGCGCTGGGCCGATTTTGATTTTCGCTTCGCGCGCCCCATTCACTGGCTGCTTGCCCTCTATGACGGGAAAATCATCAACTTTGGCATCGGGGGGGTGCAAAGCGGCAACATCAGTTATGGCCACCGTTTTATGAGTCCCGCCGCATTTTCTCCGGCAAACGGCGAAGGGTACGTTTCCGAATTGCGGGAACGTTTTGTCATAGTCGATCCCGTCGAGCGGGAAGAAAAGATCGCCAACGAGACAAAAAAGGCCGCCGAAAATGCCGGCGGCCACCTTTTCCCCGCGCCGGGGCTGCTTTCGATGGTTACCTTCCTGACCGAATATCCTAACGTTGTTTGCGGAAGTTTTGATCCGGAGTATTTGAAACTGCCCCGGGAGGTTCTCACCACCACCATGATCTCCCATCAGAAATACTTCCCGCTTGTAGATGGAAAGGGCTCGCTCCTTCCCCGCTTCATAACGGTCAACAATACGCTTCCCGATGATCCCGACGTTGTAAAACGCGGCAACGAAAGGGTTATCCGGGCCAGATTGGCCGATGCCCGGTTTTTCTTCGAGGCGGACAAAAAAATCACGCTGGAAACGCGCGTGGATGATCTGAAAAAGATAGTTTTTCACACGCTCTTGGGGACATCATATGAAAAAACACTGCGGTTCCAAGAACTTGCCGTATGGATCGCGGATATTGTCGCCCCTGCTGCCCTGCCCCGCGTAAAGAGGGCGGCCCTCCTCGCCAAGGCCGATCTGGGTACGCAGATGGTCGGGGAATTTGCCGAACTCCAGGGGATCATGGGGCGTGAATACGCGCTCCTTTCCGGCGAAGATCCGCTTGTGGCAAAGGCCCTTTACGAACATTATCTGCCCATTGTGGCCGGAGGCGAGCTCCCGGAAACGGAGGAAGGCGCCATTATCGGCATTGCCGACAAACTGGATTCCATTTGCGGGTTCTTTGCCGTCGGCCAGCTGCCGACAGGAACAGCCGATCCCTACGCGCTCAGGCGACAGGCGCTCGGCATTATCAACATCATTCTCGCCAAGCGCTACCCCCTTTCCTTAGGCGCAATGATCGACAAGAGTCTGGGAATCCTCGCCCCGCTCTTAAAAAAGCCGGCGAGTGAGACAAAAGAAGCCGTCTTGGAATTCTTCAAAGGCCGCCTGCAGAATCAGCTCGCCGCCCAGTCTTTTTCCTACGACGTAATTGACGCCGTTTTGTCCACCGGCATTGACGATCTTGTCTCAACGTACGAAAAGATCGAGGCGATGGAGACCTTCAAGGCCGACAAGACTTATCTAACCCTGGCGCTTGCCTTCAAGCGGGTCGAAAATATCACCCGCGGCTTTGGCGCCGGTTCGGTTCATCCCGAAGCATTTTGCACGCCGGAAGAAAAACGCCTCCACGAATCATTTCTGGCAATCAGGGAAACCGTTTTTAAAGACATTGCCGACGGCGATTACAGCAGAGCACTCAATAACATCGCCCGCCTGCAGAAACCGGTGGACGAATTCTTTGACACCGTTCTGGTCATGGCCGAAGAGGAGGAGATACGCGTTAACCGCCTGTCGCTTCTCAAGAATATCTCCGTTCTTTTCCACAAATTGGCCGACTTTTCAAAAATTGTAACTGAGTAA
- a CDS encoding dihydroorotase: MNLLLKGGRVIDPSTGVDQVQNLLIKNGKIAGRGEEAQVLNDPELGVIDITGKTVVPGLIDMHTHLREPGDEYKETIASGSEAAAAGGFTSIACMPNTHPVNDNRSTTEFILKRAAECGLVNIYPLAAISLKSEGAILSEFWDLKEAGAVGFSDDGKPVTNSALMRRALEYASSLDMPIISHCEDVNLSAGGVMHEGAVSAEIGLIGIPAAAEEIMVARDILLAEYTGARIHIAHVSTKGSVRLIREAKARGIRVTAETAPHYFMLTDEALRNFDTFAKVYPPLRGEKDREAIREGLSDGTIDTIASDHAPHARTDKELEFDYAANGITGLETSLSLSLSLVQGGTLTLPELIKKMTLNPARILHVPKGTLAVGADADITVIDTQREWIVDPRMFRSRGKNTPFQGQQLRGKAVLTIVGGEIHFRDL, from the coding sequence ATGAACTTATTGCTTAAAGGCGGCAGGGTTATCGATCCCTCAACCGGCGTGGATCAGGTTCAAAACCTGCTGATCAAAAACGGGAAGATCGCCGGAAGGGGTGAGGAAGCGCAGGTTCTGAATGATCCGGAACTTGGCGTTATCGACATTACCGGGAAAACCGTGGTTCCGGGCCTGATCGACATGCACACCCATCTACGCGAACCGGGGGACGAGTACAAGGAAACCATTGCCTCGGGAAGCGAAGCGGCGGCGGCCGGCGGCTTCACCTCGATTGCCTGCATGCCGAATACGCATCCCGTCAACGACAACCGCTCCACGACAGAATTCATTCTGAAAAGGGCGGCGGAATGCGGACTTGTAAATATCTATCCGCTTGCGGCGATCAGCCTGAAATCCGAGGGCGCAATACTTTCCGAATTCTGGGATCTCAAGGAAGCCGGCGCGGTCGGTTTTTCCGATGACGGCAAACCGGTCACAAACTCCGCCTTGATGCGCAGAGCCCTCGAATACGCCTCTTCCCTCGACATGCCGATCATCTCGCACTGCGAAGATGTCAACCTCTCGGCGGGAGGGGTGATGCACGAAGGCGCCGTCTCCGCGGAAATCGGGCTCATCGGCATTCCCGCGGCGGCGGAAGAGATAATGGTAGCCAGGGATATCCTGCTTGCCGAATATACCGGCGCCCGCATCCATATTGCCCATGTCAGCACAAAGGGCTCCGTTCGCCTTATCCGCGAGGCAAAGGCCCGGGGAATCCGCGTCACCGCGGAGACGGCCCCCCATTACTTCATGCTGACCGATGAGGCGCTGCGCAACTTCGACACCTTCGCCAAGGTTTACCCGCCCCTGCGCGGGGAAAAGGATCGGGAAGCCATCCGGGAGGGGCTGAGCGATGGAACCATCGACACGATCGCCTCCGACCACGCCCCCCACGCCCGCACCGACAAGGAGCTGGAGTTCGACTATGCGGCAAACGGCATCACCGGCCTGGAGACCTCGCTTTCCCTTTCTCTCTCACTGGTTCAGGGGGGAACCCTCACCTTGCCCGAATTGATCAAGAAAATGACGCTCAATCCCGCCCGGATTCTGCATGTCCCCAAGGGAACGCTCGCCGTCGGCGCAGACGCGGATATCACCGTCATCGACACCCAAAGGGAATGGATCGTCGATCCCCGGATGTTTCGCTCCCGCGGTAAAAACACCCCCTTTCAGGGACAGCAGCTTCGGGGGAAGGCCGTTCTGACCATTGTCGGCGGCGAAATACATTTTCGCGATCTCTGA